In Pseudoliparis swirei isolate HS2019 ecotype Mariana Trench chromosome 11, NWPU_hadal_v1, whole genome shotgun sequence, a genomic segment contains:
- the exd1 gene encoding LOW QUALITY PROTEIN: piRNA biogenesis protein EXD1 (The sequence of the model RefSeq protein was modified relative to this genomic sequence to represent the inferred CDS: inserted 1 base in 1 codon) yields the protein MAVDEIQFLNILKGKHVKLTLKNSSYFGVIQRININKTLILADVVSGDNGLKCPGSKMFFGHEVLNVEFTNEADDGRGNIHDDGLEDYLNVETFQPYRKTIALDDDEQECFNYVVIDEFHEKFGSAVMHIKKQNVISVGADGVEVFKNGRLCWLQIATKQKVYLFDILLLGARAFKNGLSMILENKRILKVIHDCRAIAGCLIAQFGVKLTNVFDTQVADVMCFSSQTGGLLPDRVSTLQEVVSFHLKVPSSQLLSLQMKSQLTREEGKMWFNRPCPTTLLKLMALSAIHLQPLRMVLLDTLMMDYMTLVDSYLNSGFYEPDELEHVNMESVFELPRELRQLEVMRRERQEWAADHYPVTEQGLLDRYNPRARSPSQTLPAAEVNSQQHATVELPSQVDPLLSKSPTSPRGANGVLSVDVCASPGSAEQPPVSANSSDLGEKMSANSSLSLGAGRGYTEVLMNTAGRGSPFGKEKSSIPALRSFGRGFLLQTSQAQVPRESIGNVMAPSRMGLLATSMHXAQEVTPQPGPSANDLPKNGREPVYINSRVHRIFSVI from the exons ATGGCGGTGGACGAAATCCAGTTCCTGAACATCCTCAAGGGGAAACACGTCAAACTGACCCTGAAGAATTCGTCGTACTTTGGCGTCATCCAACGTATCAATATCAACAAAACGCTGATTTTGGCGGACG TGGTTAGCGGCGACAATGGATTAAAATGTCCGGGTTCAAAAATGTTCTTTGGCCATGAAGTTTTAAATG TGGAATTTACCAATGAAGCGGACGATGGCCGCGG AAATATTCACGACGACGGACTTGAAGATTATTTGAATGTGGAAACGTTTCAGCCCTACAGGAAGACCATCGCCTTGG ATGACGATGAACAGGAGTGTTTCAACTATGTCGTCATCGATGAGTTTCATGAGAAGTTTGGGTCTGCT GTGATGCACATCAAGAAGCAGAATGTGATCAGTGTGGGAGCCGATGGAGTCGAGGTATTTAAGAATGGGAGACTGTGTTGGCTGCAG ATTGCCACTAAACAGAAGGTTTACCTGTTTGATATCCTGTTACTTGGCGCTCGGGCCTTTAAGAACGGTCTTTCCATGATCCTGGAAAATAAGCGCATCCTGAAG GTCATTCATGACTGCAGAGCCATTGCTGGATGTCTGATTGCTCAGTTTGGCGTAAAGCTTACCAACGTCTTTGACACGcag GTTGCAGATGTCATGTGCTTCTCCTCTCAGACTGGAGGTCTCCTCCCCGATAGAGTCAGTACTCTGCAGGAGGTTGTTAGTTTCCATCTGAAGGTGCCCTCCTCTCAACTCCTATCCCTTCAGATGAAGTCACAGCTCACCAGG gaagaggggaagatgtGGTTCAACCGGCCCTGTCCGACGACCCTGCTTAAGCTGATGGCTCTGTCAGCGATCCACCTTCAGCCTCTCAGAATGGTGCTGCTGGATACTCTTATGATGGACTACATGACCCTGGTGGATTCATACCTCAACAGCGGCTTCTATGAACCTGATGAATTAGAGCATGTCAACATG GAGAGCGTGTTCGAATTGCCCCGAGAGCTGAGGCAGCTGGAGGTAATGCGTCGCGAGCGGCAGGAGTGGGCTGCCGACCACTACCCAGTCACAGAACAAGGTCTGCTGGATCGCTATAACCCCCGGGCCCGGTCTCCATCCCAGACTTTACCTGCAGCAGAGGTGAACAGCCAGCAACACGCGACTGTGGAATTGCCTTCACAAGTGGACCCTCTTCTTTCTAAGTCACCGACAAGCCCTCGAGGAGCCAACGGCGTGTTGTCTGTGGATGTCTGTGCCTCCCCTGGCTCGGCAGAGCAGCCTCCAGTCTCAGCAAATTCATCAGACCTCGGGGAAAAAATGTCTGCCAACAGTTCCCTGTCTCTAGGCGCCGGCAGAGGGTACACAGAGGTACTGATGAACACAGCCGGTAGAGGAAGTCCCTTTGGAAAAGAGAAATCGTCTATCCCGGCCCTCCGGTCCTTTGGAAGAGGCTTCCTTCTCCAAACATCACAAGCTCAGGTCCCCAGAGAGAGCATTGGGAACGTAATGGCTCCCTCAAGGATGGGGCTCCTGGCCACATCCATGC CTGCACAAGAAGTGACTCCCCAGCCTGGCCCCAGTGCTAATGACCTGCCAAAGAACGGCAGGGAACCAGTTTACATCAACAGCCGAGTCCATCGCATCTTCTCTGTCATTTAG